A segment of the Salvelinus sp. IW2-2015 linkage group LG6.2, ASM291031v2, whole genome shotgun sequence genome:
CAGAAGAGAAAAGGGGCAAAGCACATGGACTATGGGGTAAGAAGCGTGAGATCAGTCCTTGGGCCTTAGGAGGTTATAAACCAGTAGTTTTGCAGGATACGAGTGGAGGGTACTGAAAAAGCAGGCTTCACAACGTGCTAGTGCATTCAGCATTCAGcacaaaataacaaaggtgaACATTGTTCATTCATGAGACTAAACTACAGTTTGAAGTTCAATTTAGTGCTTGCTTGTTTCATTTGTTACTTGTTACTGTGATTCAAAGTTCCACCCTTCACACATCTCCCATCTCTATTTTTAATTTGCTATCCATTTTTGTTACTGAATTGCATATCAACTGAAAGGCTGTTGCTATGTTGAATTAAATGTATAAATGAAAAGGTATGCATGTAGTCTTGAGCGattgtcaccggctttctagccatcgccgctccatttttcatatatccatttgtcttgtcttgttttcattCACACCtgcttttcatttccccaatcaatttacttgtatttaaccctctgtttcccatcatgttttgtgtgtaattgtcttCAGGTCAAGTGATGTTTGTTTAGCGCTTCACTTTATTGTTCCGtttttttgagcgcgtttgttttgttgtgctcccggtttggaactataataaagtgCACTTTATTTAATCAtactgctctcctgcacctgacttcgccttcaTACACATCTTGACAGCGATTGTATAACTGACCGACAAACACTTTGGCTATATAGCACAGTCTGTACAATACTGGAGCCTTTGCTAAGACGAACAGATTGTTCCAAAGTGAATATAAGAACGCAACTTCATTGTTGTGTTGATTTGTTGAGCACCCTCCACTCAAATACTTCTGAAGTGCCAGATATGCAACGTAAATCCgcgacactccatttagtatgatatattacgaattagcaaaatatataatatgttaaGAATTACAATTCTGATTAtattacaaatttgcaaaacatacaatatctTACGAATtagcaaaacgtacaatatgttacaaatttgcaaaatgtataaYatatgttacgaattctagctaggtggctaacgttagttatgctagctaacgttagctatgctaGGGGTTAAGattaagggttaggggaagggttagcctAAAGGTTAAGGATTATCttacatgctaagtagttacaaagtagcAWgtagttgaaaagttgctaattagctaaaatactAAAGTTGCAGcctgaactcacaacctttgtgTTGCTAGATCTTAGCGTTATACGYCCACCCTGCCACCCCAACCAACCACCGTTTTGTCTTAAGTAAGCATCTGTCTTATGTATCCATATCAAAtgtaacatatactaatttgaATTTCCCGGATTTACATTCACTATATTACGTCTAGTCTCTGAGACCAGGCTTTGAAAACACAAAACTTATCAGAGCAGTAACATGGCAGATGCTCTGGTATCTGGATGCACGGTGGCCTGAGTGAATCAATCATATCAAGTAATTGGAAATAGAAGAACATAATTTTAATATACAGTCAAATTGCCTCCAGGTAGGGTACAACCTTTACATTGACTGATTTGATTGATTACAAACTCAATATGAAAAACCCTTCCTGGATCATAATGGCCTCTTGGAGGTGATATGGAATTAGAGTTTAAGAGCCAATTTCTCATTCATAACTTGTTCAAATATGCAATTTTATTTTAGTTATTACTATAatttttttaaccctttttcaccccaatttctagatatccaattggtagttacagttgctgcaactcctgtacagactcaggagaggtgaaggttgagagccatgcgtcctctgaaacacgaccctgccaagctgcactgcttcttgacacactgctcgcttaacacggaagccagccgcaccaatgtttcggaggaaacaACGTCCAAMtggcgaccgtgtcagcgtgcatgctcccggcctgccacaggagtcactagagcacgataggacaaggacatcctggccggccaaaccttcccctaacccagacgatgctgggccaattgtgcgccgcctcatggatctcccggtcgcggccggctgcgacacagcccgggataaAACCCGGTTCTGTagcaatgcagtgccctagaccgctaATACAATGTTGTTACTAAAGAATATTACTACACAGGTAGTCTTAGTGGACATTGTAGCGTATTTGGATGTAAACATGGTGGCAAGACAATATGCGTAATTTTATTTGTCCCCTTTCAAGTGCCCTAGCTAACCTAGTACCCTAGCACTAGCCTACATTAATGCAATCTATCACTCATCAGTCAGTACAATGTACAGTCCTGAGTCAATATATAGACAGCTGTTCACTGATTTTCATGTATGCAGGACGTACACTGTCTGGATGAAAtctgagtgacacacacacactcttgacacacacacacaatgatcaatcaatcaaatgtatttataaagccctttttacatcagcagttgtcacaaagtgcattaacaaaaacccagcctaaacccccaaagcgcaagcaatacagatgtagaagcactaGAATAACAGTGTAGAATTTAGAAAATTAAAATAATACCCCTTTAGTGTACGAGTTGTTAGAAaggactgcctgaaatttcagcctgttttggtgggatggagttttggctcgCCTGGTGACATAAATCAAATCAAMtgttattggtcatatacacatgtttagcagatgttattgcagatgtagcaaattgcttgtgtttctagctccaacagcgcagtaatatctaaaaagtaatatctaacaatttcacaacaatacacacaatacatacaaatctaaagtAACRgaatggaattaagaatatcWAAATatttggacaagcaatgtcggagcctcaaagactaaaatacagtagaatagaatacagtatatacttgtgagatgagtaatgcaaaatatgtaaacattattaaagtgactagtgttccattattaaagtggccagtgatttcaagtctatgtatatagggccgcagcctctaaggtgctagtgatggctatttaacagtctgatggccttgagatagaagctgtttttcagtctctctRtcccagctttgatgcacctgtactaRcctcgccttctggatgataacggggtgaacaggcagtggctcgtgtggttgttgtccttgatgatctttttggccttcctgtgacattgggtgctgtatgtgtcctggagggcaggtagttttcccacRGTGATGCGTTGGgcagttaatagaccaataatagagttccaaacctctctgccaataacagctcgtttTTAGTTTCCCCCTCCTTACTCCCAGActgtcctagctaaattcttgcttgaggaattgctctttgctaagaaacgatttgtttatttttatcattttaattgaaaacaatcacagtaaggtactcaattgttatccagaaataatttgatatcGAGATAAAAACTTTAACTAAATAAGGTTAACTAAATCactcaatatatacattttagctGTAAAAAAAGCATGAGAATagattttgaaatgtacagtcaTAGAATACTGTGGTACATCAAGAATGAGTTGAGACTGTCTACAATGAGGACTCAAGGGTGAAAATCTATAGCTTTAAACTGTTATTCATTATTTAAATTGAATACACCAACCCACATTTTCTCCCAGTCCTATTTGGTCGGTGGTGCTGCATTAAAGATCCTCGGAACCTGTTTGAATCCCAAATTTATGAAATCAGATAAAGTGCCTGAGTCATTGGGTAGTACGTCAACAAATTAAAATGAGTACCCTCATAACATAGGGAATCAATAAATGTTGAATAATTCACGTGACAGGTAGTCTGAAGCCTCGTTTTATCTGCTTGCCGAATTAATCAGAATCTTAATGAGTGTGCTGGCACTGAAAAACCTGCATCCATCAGCAACCTATTGAGCTAATTGATTATTACAATTAACGAGTTGGAAACAAACTGATTATGAAAAAGCTTAGCGTTGTCATATTGGTAGAATACCTAGAAAAACAGTACAATTGCCCTTGATGTATCACACTTGGCAAGGAAGGAGAATTGTAATAGCGACGTCAACGTGagaaagaggcacacacacacagaagtcagAGATGAAAAGCGGTGGCAAGATATTTYATTTGGTTTCTTATCTGAACATTATTCTGGGGACCTACTCAGTATGAGTGGGCTGCTGTCTTATGTTGCCATGGCAATGATTTTTCCACCCTCTACCCCTATTCTTGTCATCTGTGCAAGGGGACACCTTGTGGAAAATAATGGAATAGCCTAGAAACAGCACCATTCATAGGACAGGCTGCTTCACAACATATTACATTATTGGAACATCTGTCATCACCCTGCAACTTAATAATAGATGTTTCCTCTCAAGGTTCACTATAATGGTTACCAtaagaaacaacaacaaataccCCAAAACATATTTTCAGCCTCCTCACTTTTTCTGGGTTGYATTTTGATTCCTAACATTCTTCTAAGGCTTTGATTAGGTGTCAAACTCAGCCCAAAGGAGAATTGGAACTGTCAAATGTGTGGGCCCTACAAAAGAAAGGTACACTGTCAGTATTCACAAGATGTGTCAGTCGCCTATCTGGCTTTATGACCACGCTTGAAATATTCCTGCTGCAATTTAGGCAGAGAGCTTTATCCAGGTCAGTGGAGACAACGAGGTTAGGAACTGCTACAAGGTATTCATGCTCTTCAACCAGGATGAAGCTATCTTTCTGGAATGGTGGCACCTCTTATTCTGGCCCTAGCCCAGTTGGTTAGTGAGTGGAACAGTATTTGTAGTTCATTTTTAGATGGCTCATCTGTTATAGTCAACAGATTTAAATTGTTCCTAAATTATTAGTTTGTATGATATTCCTGTAATATCCCACTCTACTCACTCAACCTGAATCCCTTTCTTTGTAATTTCcccctaataaaataaaaaatcgggTTTTTGCAATTTTGAAAATCAACATGTGGAACCAAGGTGGCTTTTTAGAGCACACGGCGCCAAACTACATTTCCCAGGATGCATTGTTAGTAACCTTACAACCCAACATGGCTGCGCCCGACGaagcatgtttttttatttgattaagtTTAGTTCTCCTTTAGACACAGTTATATGTATCTGATTTGGGTTTTTCATCACACCTCTAGGAATTCATACATTGCGATTGAAATGTAAAGAAATGTAGCGTATGTTGATACGATTTAACAGGGTCTGCGGCGTTAAATTGGCTAGCGATCAGGGCTAATGTCAATGCCCTGTACAGaagctttagctagctaacgaatTGATTAACTAACGAACGTTAACATGCAGCTGTCTTTAATAAAACATCAAGGGTGTGCAACACCTTTTTTAAGGCATCTTTTGGACTTCAGAGTTKAtcaaacaagacaaaggagccaGTACTGTAACATAGCTTGCACGGTCATTAGACACCGATGGATGAAGAGGGCACCTGTTTTCTGCACACASAACACCACCAACAAGATGATCAGTACACAGGCTGACAAAGTAATGAACTCTACATTGCAGACAGCTTGCCGTGCAGTATGCATTATCTTACAAGTCAAGGCCTTTATTGTAGCTAACTGCACTAACTTggttgcatagtcactttacccctaacgttacctacatgtacaaattacctcgactaccctttaccccctgtatatagcctcgttattgaaTTGTGTGACTTACAtttgactttagtttatttagtaaatatttttcttgaaactgcattgttggttaagggcttgtaagtaagcatttcacggtaaggtctacacatgttgtgttcggcgcatgtgacaacatttgatttgagtttgttATTTCTTGAAGGAGAGCATAGATATGTCAAAGTTCCCAGTGGAGAGGATCAGAAACTTCAGCATCATTGCTCACGTTGACCATGGGAAAAGCACCTTGGCTGACAGGCTTCTGGAACTAACAGGTAGYTATCACCTAAATGACCATATTCTTCTTCATTGGTATCATGGTGTTTAACTTTTTGTGCAAGCTGGCACCAACTGCAGGAGTGTGTGATCGATCACATTATATTTTGTGATATAAAAGGGAAGGGAAGAAATGgcaccaccaactaaccctaYacctacagttgaagtcattaaaactcgttttcaaccactccacaaatttcttgacaacaaactatagttttggcaattcggttaggacatctacattgtgcatgacttaagtaatttttccaacaattgtttacagacagattatttcactgtatcacaattccagtgggtcagaagtttacatactcagtggactgtgccttttaaacagcttggaattgacacaattttagtcaattggaggtgtacctgtggatgtatttcaaggcctaccttcaaactcagtgcctcgttgacatcatgggaaaatcaaaagaaatcagccaagacctcagaaaaMaattgtagacctccacaagtctggttcatccttggRAGSaatttccaaacgcctgaaggtaccacgttcatctgtacaaacaatagtacgcaactataaacacYgtgggaccacacagccgtcataccactcaggaaggagacacgttctgtctcctagaggtgaacgtattttggtgcgaaaagtgcaaatcaatctcagaacaacagcaaaggaccttgtgaagatgctagaggaaacaggtacaaaagtatctatatccacagtaaaacgagtcctatattgacgtaacctgaaagtccactcagcaaggaagaagcYACTgttccaaaaccggcataaaaaagccagactacggtttgcaactgcacatggggacaaagatcgtactttttgtagaaatgtcctctggtctgatgaaacacaaatagaactgtttggccataatgaccatcgttatgtttggatgaaaaagggggatgcttgcaagccaaagaacaccatcccaaccgtgaagcacgggggtggcggcatcatgttgtgggggtgctatcttgcaggagggtctggtgcacttcacaaaatagatggcatcatgtagaagaaattatgtggctatattgaagcaacatctcaagacatcagttaggaagttaatgattggttgtaaatgggtcttccaaatggacaatgatcgcaagcatacttccaaagttgtggcaaaatggcttaaggatgacaaagtcaaggtattggagtggccatcacaaagccctgacctcaatcctatagaacatttttgggcagaactgaaaagcgtgtgcaagcaaggaggcctacaaacctgactcagttacaccagctctgtcaggaggaatgggccaaaattcacccaactgattGTGGGAAACTTgatgaaggctacctgaaatatttgacccaagttaaacaatttaaaggcaatgctaccaaatactaattgagtgtatgtaaacttttgacccattctgaatttgatgaaagaaatgaaagctgaaagaaatatttctttctactattattctgacatttcacattcttaaaataaagtggtgatcctaactgacctaagacagggaatttttactaggattaaatgtcaggaattgtggaaaactgagtttaaatgtatttggctaaggtgtatgtaaactttcgacttcaactgtatataccactATTTCATAWaaataaaaggtcaaatatatWWATATTTTTaagtccactactttgaccctaactgatcctacaccaggccaacAGCCTGGAAGACAGGACTCTTTCATTCAACACACCTTCTAGATATTCTGCAGTAAAACCTTGTACACCCAAGTACTACCCTGCAGTTTCCACAACAGCATCCATTTTYGGTGATTTAATATCCATTTTtatggtacagttgataaccatggcaaTGAATTCTAAGAARCCAACCTTACTAAAGCGCAAATTTGTATTGGCCTAGTCTACtactcacccttgacccatcgTCCTATACTCCCCTTAagctctggacctcgaagccagttccactactTGTTTTCATTGTTCCACTCTAATCAGGGCTGATTTAGTCCTggcacaccaggtgggtgcaattatcaggtagaacagaaaaccagcaggctccagatcTCGTAggttaagagttgaatacccctgttctactctcttcactgcctcagcatatgacacctttttttctactctgaccctggcaacctcaacctgtctctctcgcAACGGGCACTTCTGATTCCCAACAACATGGGCACAGCGACGACATATGTGTCAGCCAAAAGGCAGGGATCCACTTTCTCCAAGAATGTCACTCCCGCTGGGCCAGAATTATTCTTTTCATGACCATCTGGGCGAGGCTCGGACTCAATTCTYCACCACACCTGCCACCGCAGgtaattcatcctcactctcgtCAGGTTCAATTTCTGAGCCATCAGAGacagcagactacggtttgtactTGGCGCCATTCTTCCTCAACACAcggctcttctccttcttcctggcTGTCCATAATCACGTCTATCCGTTCACCACACTCATGCCGCGCCTTCATCCGCCATATTGTTTGCAGAACACGCACTAATGACCTTTCTCCAATACCCAACTTCGGTTCCATAGCCCAAATTACTATTCCGGCTATCTCTGGCCTCTCCATTCTCGCAAAATGTGGGCTACTCTGCATCTTTGTCTAGGGTTCCATGCTGGTCCATTACCATATTCATACACATGGATCACACAAGTACTCATGCATTTTGTTTCTTGTTTGATATGTCTCagctcattgcttggtttttacAGGTGCCATAACCACGACAGATAAGAATAAACAGGTGTTGGACAAGCTGCAGGTAGAGCGAGAGCGAGGGATAACTGTGAAGGCCCAGACAGCCTCCTTGTTCTACAAGTACCAGGGACAGACCTACCTGCTCAACCTCATTGATACACCAGTAAGTACATTGAACAATTTTTTTaacattgcaaacatttctacgattttactgagttacagttcatacaaggaaatcagtcYATTGAAATAAAtgctttaggccctaatctatggatttcacatgactgggaatacagatatgcatccgttggtcacagatacctttaaaaaaaaaaataggggcgtggatcagaaaactagtcagtatctggtgtgaccactatttgcctcatgcagcgcaacatatcttcttcgcatagagttgttcaggctgttgattgtggcctgtggaatgttgtcccactcctcttcaatggctgtgagaagttgctggatattggtgggaactggaattCGCTGTCATAcacgtagatccagagcatcccatacGTGTtctatgggtgacatgtctggtgagtatgaaggccatgaaagaacttggacattttcagcttccaggaattgtgtacagatccttgcgacatggggccgtgcattatcatgctgaaacataaggtgatggcggcggatgaatggcacgacaatgggcctcgggatctcatcatggtatctctgtgcattcaaattgacatcgatGAAATtttattgtgttcgttgtccgttgcttatgcctgcccataccataaccccaccgccaccatggggcattttgttcacaacattgacatcagcaaaccgctcgcccatgcAACGCAATACAAACTGTCTGCCATcggcctggtacagttgaaactgggattcatccgtgcaGAGCACaattctccagcgtgccagtggccatcgaaggtgagaattTTCCCACAARTCTTTaccgatgccgaactgcagtcaggtcaagaccctggtgaggatgatgagcttTCCTGAaaatgtttctgacagtttgtgcagaaattcWtcagttgtgcaaacccacagtctcatcagctgtccgggtggctggtctgacGATTCCACGGGCGGAGACgctagatgtggaggtcctgggctgacgtggttacacgtggtctgtggttgtgaggccggttggacatactgccaaattctctaaaatggcttTGGAAGCGGCTTATAGTAGAGTAATTAACAttatattctctggcaacagctctggtggatattcctgcagtcagcatgtcaattgcacactccttcaaaacttgcgacatcagtggcattgtgttgtgtgacaaaactgcacattttagagtagccttttatagtccccagcacaaggtgcacctgtgtaatgatcatgtttagTCAgatttttgatatgccacacctgtcagatggatggagtATCTTGGCAaacgagaaatgctcactaacagggatgtaaacaaatttgtgcaaacaattagagcgaaataagctttctgtgcgaattgaaacatttctggaatcttttatttcagctcatgaaacatgggaccaacactttatatgttacgttttatatttttgttcagtgtagatgggaCTAGATAMTGTCAGTGACACAAGGGGTTTGTTTGTATTAGTCTTAATTACAGCACTCCTAGTCTTCTCTGTTTTCAGGGTCATGTTGACTTCAGTTATGAAGTGTCTAGATCCATCTCAGCGTGCCAAGGTGTACTGTTGATCGTTGATGCCAATCAGGTAGGTTTTTCAGCAAGGAACAACTTTATTTTTGGCATAATGTGCATTTGACAGACACATTACCTGGAAAATGTATCCAAGGTAGAGTGTCATTGATGTGTTCTTGTGTGGATCAGGGGATTCAAGCACAGACTGTGGCTAACTTCTACTTGGCATTCGAAGCTCAGCTGACCATCATTCCTGTCATAAACAAGGTACATATCCCAATTAATCTATGTTAGATAAGTGATTGACAAATACCATCATGTTCTGTTTCTTTTTCAGATTGATTTGAAAAATGCTGATCCAGAGAGGGTAGAAAAACAGATTGAGAAGGTGTTTGATATTCCAACTGAAGAATGTATTAGGGTGAGTTTATTGACTGAGATGTTGATAATTGCCAATATCTTAGTTTAGACAACTGTCTAAATATGATGATTCCACCTCTTTAGATTTCTGCCAAACTGGGCACCAATGTAGAACAAGTCCTTCAAGAGGTGGTGAAACGGTTACCGCCGTAAGTTTTATTACTCCTTACTTCCTGTTGGAACAACAAATGTAATGCACTTCCTCATTGAATCAAtggctgcctcccaaatggcaccctattccctatagtgctctacttttgaccagggcctgtagagatctggtcaaaagtagtgccctatgtagggaatagagtgccgttTCGGATGCACTCAACATAGTCATTTTTTTGTTCTCAGACCAACCTTTAAAAAAGAGGACCCATTCAAAGCCCTGGTGTTTGACTCCAACTTCGATCACTACAGAGGGGTGGTGGCGAACATCGCTCTTTTCGGAGGCTATTTGTCTAAAGGAGACAGGATCATATCTGCGTACCTGGGGAAAAGCTACGAGGTCAACGAGCTAGGCCTCCTCAGGCCAGATGAGCACCCCACAGATAGATTGTGAGTGTCTTATCCTGCATAATATTCATCTTGTCTGATTCCATATCATTGGTGGTGACTGTTGTATTAAACGCACACTCTGTCAGTTCTCCCTTCCTCGTGGTAGTAAGATACAAGATGCTAATAATTGTATCTGTTCTTCTTGTTTGGTACACTACTATATTGCTATATAGGCATATCATATTGGTCACATGGCTGTAAATGAACAATGACTCTCTTCTTTTCATTCCCGACACtgtggctgtggtgtgttgtgcaGGTACGCGGGCCAGGTGGGCTATGTGATAGCAGGTATGAAGGAAGTGAAGGAGGCCCAGATCGGTGACACCCTCTACCATCAGAAACATCTGGTAGAAGCTCTGCCGGGGTTCAAGCCAGCCAAGGCCATGGTGTTTGCCGGTACGCTGAGAAGCATTCCAATCTGGCCATGTGCTAGACAGACATAAAAGTGAAAACCCAATACAACTGGTCCCATAATGTTGCATTTACACAGTGTCAATAGGCAGTAGTTTATAACTAAACATTAAAAGTAGCAGGTGTCACTGATTTCCATCCTGAGTGTGCGTGTTGGCATCTCTCCAGGGATGTACCCTACGGACCAGTCAGACTACAGCGCCCTCCGCAGTGCCTTGGAGAAACTGACGCTCAACGACTCCAGTGTGACGGTCCAGAGAGACAGCAGTTTGGCACTGGGAGCAGGCTGGAGGTCAGATCATAACATGACCAACTAAACTACAATCATCTACTACTTAAAGCTGTACAAATGGTGACGGGGATGACCTTGACAGGATACATAGCTTTGGGTCAATGCGTCATAACCACCCTGGTCTGTGACTGCACTCCTATGCTTTATGTTCTTCATTTGCTTTGAGGGATACCATTTTCAGCTGTGATCATgacctctgtgtgaccctgactcCTAAATTGTTCTCTCCCTCACACTGACACTCACATTGTTATTCTTTTCCTTTGTTTTTCATTCCTTCCTTTTGTAGGCTAGGTTTCCTGGGCCTGCTCCACATGGAGGTGTTTAACCAGCGCTTGGAGCAGGAGTACAACGCCTCTGTCATAGTGACAGCCCCCACCGTGCCCTACAAGGCTATCCTGTCCTCCGCCAAGCTCATTAAGGTAATAGACAGCACCACCTCTAGGGACTTCAactcacatgtacagttgaagtcagaagtttacatacacttaggttggagtcattaaacctcgtttttcaaccactccacaaatttcttgttaacgaactatagttttggcaagtctgttaggtcatctactttgtgtatgacacaagtaatttttccaacaatagtttacagacagattatttcacttataattcactgtatcacaattccagtccgtcagaattttacatacagtaagttgactgtgcctttgaacagcttggaaattccaaaaaatgatgtcatggctttagaagcttctgataggctaattgacatcatttgagtaaattggaagtgtacctgtgg
Coding sequences within it:
- the LOC111965812 gene encoding translation factor GUF1, mitochondrial isoform X3 codes for the protein MQLSLIKHQGCATPFLRHLLDFRVXQTRQRSQYCNIACTVIRHRWMKRAPVFCTXNTTNKMISTQADKESIDMSKFPVERIRNFSIIAHVDHGKSTLADRLLELTGAITTTDKNKQVLDKLQVERERGITVKAQTASLFYKYQGQTYLLNLIDTPGHVDFSYEVSRSISACQGVLLIVDANQGIQAQTVANFYLAFEAQLTIIPVINKIDLKNADPERVEKQIEKVFDIPTEECIRISAKLGTNVEQVLQEVVKRLPPPTFKKEDPFKALVFDSNFDHYRGVVANIALFGGYLSKGDRIISAYLGKSYEVNELGLLRPDEHPTDRLYAGQVGYVIAGMKEVKEAQIGDTLYHQKHLVEALPGFKPAKAMVFAGMYPTDQSDYSALRSALEKLTLNDSSVTVQRDSSLALGAGWRLGFLGLLHMEVFNQRLEQEYNASVIVTAPTVPYKAILSSAKLIKEHGKEEITIVNPAQFPDRSVVKEYLEPMVMGTIITPDDYIGKIMSICLNRRAIQKNMVYIDDHRVMMKYLFPLNEIVVDFYDLLKSMSSGYASFDYEDAGYQVAHVIKMDILLNGKPVEELTTIVHKDRAYSAGKAMCERLQDAIPRQMFEIAVQAAIGSKVIARETIKAYKKNVLAKCDNDLTHLQAV